A section of the Microbacterium sp. MM2322 genome encodes:
- a CDS encoding ATP-dependent helicase: protein MADVLERFSPATQDWFRGAFHAPTAAQSGAWQAISAGKHALVVAPTGSGKTLSAFLWALDRIFRDRVAEAPPAEGDKPARGKKKRPDAASPRTRVLYISPLKALGVDVERNLRSPLVGIGQSARRLGIPAPDVTVGVRSGDTPSGDRRRLLADPPDILITTPESLYLMLTSQAAETLRGIHTVIVDEVHAVAATKRGAHLAVSLERLDALLDTPAQRIGLSATVRPIDEVARFLGGAAPVDIVAPKATKAFDLSVVVPIDDLTNPPPPPGATEAEQPVAVDPDDDDGDGGNWYTPPQSSEMTGSVWPHVEEAIVDRILAHRSTIVFSNSRRLAERLTGRLNEIYAERVGIDVPDQTVPAAMMAQAGSSAGVAAILAKAHHGSVSKEQRAQVEDELKSGVLRCVVATSSLELGIDMGAVDLVIQVEAPPSAASGLQRVGRAGHQVGEVSRAALFPKHRGDVLHTAVVTERMLAGQIEAISVPQNPLDILAQHTIAASAVAVLDVEGWFETVKRSAPFRSLPRSAYEATLDLLAGRYPSDAFAELRPRVVWDRDAGTITGRPGAQRIAVTSGGTIPDRGLFGVFISGEARNARVGELDEEMVYESRVGDVFTLGTTSWRIVEITHDRVNVLPAYGQPGKLPFWHGDGLGRPAELGEALGKFSRELSTAKPEKAIARLRESGLDDNAIGNLLAYIGEQREATGSLPTDKTLTVERSRDEVGDWRVILHSPYGMHVHAPWALAVNARIRERLGVEGAAVASDDGIIARVPDTDAEPPGAELFVFDADELEQLVTSEVGGSALFASRFRECAARALLLPRLNPNKRSPLWQQRQRSAQLLEVAKEHPTFPIILETLREVLQDVYDLPALLRITRSIADRRIRLVETTTSSPSPYARDLLFGYVGAFMYEGDSPLAERRAAALSVDPSLLSELLGKIEMRELLDPGVIEQYERELQRLDPTRRVRGVEGVADLLRLLGPLSAVEVAERLEGASTDTEAPAPAATETDAAALLDELLDARRAIRVTFGGAARIAGIEDAGRLRDALGAALPVGIPTAFLEPVADPLADLVARYARTHGPFRTSDVASRLGVGGAVARQTLQRLEAQGRLASGFFLPADSTHSDDLEWCDSEVLRRIRMRSLAAIRGSVEPVEPEALGRFLPVWQHLTRPLEGVDGVLAVVEQLAGVPLPASAWESLILPSRVRDYSPALLDELTATGEVLWSGHGSLPGRDGWIALHPADAATLTLQTPEDEPTPFEQSILDALGAGGAYFAGQLAGMVASPNEQSVIEALWNLTWSGRVTNDTFAPVRGLLGGGSQAHRVTRRTPRSRMFRGTPIAAPTRPAPQRPAMVGGRWSLLPTPDDDATLRATATAGLLLERYGVVTRGSVQSEGVPGGFAQVYRILAGFEDAGHCRRGYFVEKLGAAQFATSATVDRLREFASVSEPAPLTARTLAATDPANPYGAALNWPSIEGVNHRPGRKAGGLVVLVDGTLVLYLERGGRTALAFTDDEDVLGAAARSLVETSRTRGLDTLTIEQVSGAFVYTTAAGRALRDAGFVESPKGLTLRRGARAPQNA, encoded by the coding sequence GTGGCGGACGTCCTCGAGCGGTTCAGCCCTGCGACGCAGGACTGGTTCCGTGGCGCCTTCCATGCTCCGACTGCGGCGCAGTCCGGGGCGTGGCAGGCGATCTCCGCCGGAAAGCACGCCCTCGTCGTTGCGCCGACCGGGTCGGGCAAGACCCTGTCGGCCTTCCTCTGGGCGCTCGACCGGATCTTCCGCGACCGGGTCGCCGAGGCGCCTCCCGCCGAGGGCGACAAGCCCGCGCGCGGGAAGAAGAAGCGACCGGATGCCGCCTCCCCCCGCACGCGCGTCCTTTACATCTCGCCGCTGAAGGCGCTCGGCGTCGACGTCGAGCGCAACCTCCGTTCGCCGCTGGTCGGCATCGGGCAGTCCGCCCGCCGGCTCGGGATTCCGGCGCCCGACGTAACGGTCGGGGTCCGCTCGGGAGACACTCCCTCCGGTGACCGGCGGCGTCTTCTCGCCGACCCTCCCGACATCCTCATCACGACGCCCGAGTCGCTCTATCTGATGCTGACCTCGCAGGCGGCCGAGACGCTGCGCGGCATCCACACCGTCATCGTCGACGAGGTCCACGCGGTCGCCGCGACCAAACGCGGCGCGCACCTGGCCGTCAGCCTCGAGCGCCTCGACGCCCTGCTCGACACCCCGGCACAGCGCATCGGCCTGTCGGCGACGGTCCGGCCGATCGACGAGGTCGCCCGCTTCCTCGGCGGCGCCGCGCCCGTCGACATCGTCGCACCGAAGGCCACGAAGGCGTTCGACCTCTCGGTCGTCGTTCCGATCGACGACCTCACCAACCCGCCCCCGCCGCCGGGCGCAACCGAGGCGGAGCAGCCGGTCGCCGTCGATCCCGACGACGATGACGGCGACGGCGGCAACTGGTACACGCCGCCGCAGTCATCCGAGATGACGGGTTCGGTCTGGCCGCACGTCGAAGAGGCGATCGTCGACCGCATCCTCGCCCACCGCTCCACGATCGTGTTCTCGAACTCGCGCCGCCTCGCCGAGCGGCTGACCGGGCGGCTCAACGAGATCTACGCCGAGCGCGTCGGAATCGACGTGCCCGACCAGACCGTTCCCGCCGCCATGATGGCGCAGGCGGGCTCGTCGGCGGGGGTCGCGGCGATTCTCGCGAAGGCGCACCACGGCTCGGTCTCGAAGGAGCAGCGTGCGCAGGTCGAGGACGAACTGAAGTCCGGCGTCCTCCGCTGCGTCGTCGCGACGAGCAGCCTCGAGCTCGGCATCGATATGGGCGCCGTCGACCTGGTCATCCAGGTCGAAGCGCCGCCCTCGGCGGCATCCGGTCTGCAGCGCGTCGGCCGCGCCGGTCACCAGGTCGGCGAGGTCAGTCGAGCCGCGCTCTTCCCCAAGCACCGGGGCGACGTGCTGCACACCGCCGTCGTGACCGAGCGGATGCTGGCGGGGCAGATCGAGGCGATCTCGGTGCCGCAGAACCCGCTCGACATCCTCGCCCAGCACACGATCGCCGCCTCCGCCGTGGCCGTCCTCGACGTCGAGGGGTGGTTCGAGACGGTGAAGCGCTCGGCCCCGTTCCGCTCGCTCCCCCGCTCTGCGTACGAGGCGACGCTCGACCTGCTGGCCGGAAGGTACCCGTCCGACGCGTTCGCCGAACTGCGGCCCCGCGTCGTGTGGGATCGGGATGCCGGAACCATCACCGGCCGACCCGGCGCGCAGCGCATCGCGGTCACGAGCGGCGGCACCATCCCCGACCGCGGCCTGTTCGGCGTGTTCATCTCGGGCGAGGCGCGAAACGCCCGCGTCGGCGAGCTCGACGAGGAGATGGTCTACGAGTCGCGCGTCGGCGACGTCTTCACCCTCGGCACGACGAGTTGGCGGATCGTCGAGATCACCCACGACCGCGTCAACGTCCTACCCGCCTACGGCCAGCCCGGCAAGCTGCCGTTCTGGCACGGCGACGGACTCGGCCGACCCGCCGAACTCGGCGAGGCACTCGGCAAGTTCTCCCGCGAACTGTCGACGGCGAAGCCCGAGAAGGCGATCGCGCGCCTCCGCGAATCCGGACTCGACGACAATGCGATCGGCAACCTGCTCGCCTATATCGGCGAGCAACGCGAGGCGACCGGGAGCCTCCCGACCGACAAGACCCTGACCGTCGAGCGCTCGCGCGACGAGGTCGGCGACTGGCGGGTCATCCTTCATTCCCCGTACGGCATGCACGTGCACGCGCCGTGGGCGTTGGCGGTCAACGCGCGGATCCGCGAGCGCCTCGGCGTCGAGGGAGCAGCGGTCGCGAGCGACGACGGCATCATCGCCCGGGTGCCCGACACCGACGCCGAGCCACCCGGAGCAGAGCTCTTCGTCTTCGACGCCGACGAGCTCGAGCAGCTCGTCACCTCGGAGGTCGGCGGGTCGGCGCTGTTCGCGTCGCGGTTCCGCGAGTGCGCGGCCCGCGCGCTGCTCCTCCCTCGCCTCAACCCGAACAAGCGATCGCCGCTCTGGCAGCAGCGGCAGCGATCCGCGCAGCTGCTCGAGGTCGCGAAGGAGCACCCGACCTTCCCGATCATCCTCGAGACCCTGCGCGAGGTGCTGCAGGACGTCTACGACCTGCCCGCGCTCCTGCGCATCACCCGGAGCATCGCGGACCGCCGCATCCGTCTCGTCGAGACGACGACGAGCTCCCCCTCGCCCTACGCGCGAGACCTCCTCTTCGGATATGTCGGCGCGTTCATGTACGAGGGCGACTCTCCCCTCGCCGAGCGTCGGGCCGCCGCCCTGTCGGTAGATCCCTCCCTCCTGAGCGAGCTCCTCGGCAAAATCGAGATGCGCGAGCTGCTCGATCCCGGCGTCATCGAGCAGTACGAGCGCGAGTTGCAACGTCTCGACCCGACACGGCGCGTGCGCGGAGTCGAAGGCGTCGCCGATCTGCTGCGCCTGCTCGGGCCCCTGTCGGCCGTCGAGGTCGCCGAACGGCTCGAAGGCGCGTCGACCGACACCGAGGCCCCGGCGCCGGCCGCGACCGAAACGGATGCCGCTGCCCTGCTGGACGAGCTCCTCGACGCCCGCCGCGCCATCCGCGTGACGTTCGGCGGTGCCGCCCGCATCGCGGGGATCGAGGACGCGGGCCGCCTGCGCGATGCCCTCGGGGCGGCGTTGCCGGTCGGCATCCCGACGGCCTTCCTCGAGCCGGTCGCAGATCCGCTCGCCGACCTCGTCGCCCGGTATGCCCGCACCCATGGTCCCTTCCGGACGTCCGACGTGGCGAGCCGCCTCGGCGTCGGCGGCGCCGTCGCACGCCAGACGCTGCAGCGGCTCGAAGCGCAGGGACGGCTCGCGAGCGGCTTCTTCCTGCCCGCGGATTCCACCCACTCCGACGACCTCGAGTGGTGCGACAGCGAGGTGCTGCGACGCATCCGGATGCGGTCGCTCGCCGCGATCCGCGGCAGTGTCGAGCCCGTCGAACCCGAGGCCCTGGGACGCTTCCTGCCGGTCTGGCAGCACCTCACCCGCCCCCTCGAGGGCGTCGACGGGGTCCTCGCCGTCGTCGAGCAGCTCGCCGGGGTCCCGCTACCCGCCAGCGCCTGGGAGTCGCTCATCCTGCCGTCCCGCGTGCGGGACTACTCCCCCGCTCTCCTCGACGAACTGACCGCGACGGGCGAGGTCCTCTGGTCGGGACACGGGTCGCTCCCTGGCCGCGACGGCTGGATCGCCCTGCACCCCGCGGATGCCGCGACCCTCACCCTGCAGACCCCCGAAGACGAGCCCACACCGTTCGAGCAGTCGATCCTCGATGCGCTCGGCGCCGGCGGCGCGTACTTCGCCGGGCAACTCGCCGGGATGGTCGCCTCCCCCAATGAGCAGTCCGTCATCGAGGCGCTCTGGAACCTGACGTGGTCGGGGCGGGTCACGAACGACACCTTCGCGCCCGTCCGCGGGCTCCTCGGCGGCGGATCGCAAGCGCACCGCGTCACCCGGCGCACCCCGCGCTCGCGCATGTTCCGCGGCACGCCGATCGCCGCACCCACCCGCCCCGCACCGCAGCGGCCTGCGATGGTCGGCGGACGCTGGTCGCTGCTGCCGACACCGGATGACGACGCGACGCTCCGGGCGACCGCGACAGCGGGCCTCCTGCTCGAGCGTTACGGCGTGGTGACGCGCGGATCGGTGCAGTCCGAGGGCGTGCCGGGTGGGTTCGCGCAGGTCTACCGGATCCTCGCCGGATTCGAGGATGCCGGGCACTGCCGGCGCGGGTACTTCGTCGAGAAGCTGGGCGCCGCACAGTTCGCCACCTCGGCGACCGTCGACCGGCTCCGCGAATTCGCCTCGGTCTCGGAACCTGCCCCGCTGACGGCGCGCACGCTCGCCGCCACCGACCCTGCCAACCCGTACGGCGCGGCACTGAACTGGCCCTCGATCGAGGGCGTGAACCATCGGCCCGGTCGCAAGGCCGGCGGACTCGTCGTCCTCGTCGACGGCACGCTCGTGCTCTACCTCGAGCGCGGCGGGCGCACCGCCCTCGCCTTCACCGACGACGAGGACGTGCTCGGCGCCGCCGCGCGGAGCCTCGTCGAGACCTCCCGCACGCGCGGGCTCGACACTCTCACGATCGAGCAGGTGAGCGGCGCGTTCGTCTACACGACGGCGGCCGGCCGCGCGCTCCGCGACGCCGGCTTCGTCGAATCGCCCAAGGGCCTCACCCTCCGTCGCGGAGCGAGGGCGCCCCAGAATGCCTGA
- a CDS encoding ABC-F family ATP-binding cassette domain-containing protein — MPTTLTSAVVLDRATLAWPDGTAALNELSGAFGGGRTGLVGRNGSGKSTLLKLIAGTLEPSSGSISTAGRVDLLPQQLTLDTSRRVADVLGIGTTLDAVRAIEHGDVDERHFDAVGDDWDVEARATAALAEVGLPDGALDRRIGELSGGEAVLAAIVGIRLRGAEIALLDEPTNNLDRDARARVHELVRTWRGTLIVVSHDVALLEELDDTAEIYQNELSVFGGPYSEWKAWLDTEQAAAAQAETAARQLLKREKRDRAQVESAIATRNAQGRKAAFERSAPRIVLGAKKRAAQVTAGRLRVEANEKVDAARSAVDTAGRRVRDDDTVRIDLPDPDVGTGRRIATIGDGERAWTVQGPERVALIGPNGAGKTTLLERLVAAARGPISGQEAGEPPESGPDTASIRRTAHAEAHTDRVGYLSQRVDGLDEAASVLENIRAGAPGVGDVELRNRLARFLIRGDTVLRPVAALSGGERFRVALARLLLADPPPHLLVLDEPTNNLDLDTVDQLVEALSAYRGAVLVVSHDDAFLRRIGPDLTLELREGRMTEL; from the coding sequence ATGCCCACCACACTCACCTCAGCGGTCGTCCTCGACCGCGCCACCCTCGCCTGGCCCGACGGCACCGCCGCGCTGAACGAACTGTCCGGGGCCTTCGGCGGCGGTCGCACCGGCCTCGTCGGACGCAACGGCTCCGGCAAGTCCACGCTGCTGAAGCTGATCGCCGGCACCCTCGAACCGAGCTCCGGCTCGATCTCGACCGCCGGGCGCGTCGACCTGCTGCCCCAGCAGCTGACGCTCGACACGTCACGGCGCGTCGCCGACGTGCTGGGGATCGGGACCACCCTCGACGCGGTGCGGGCGATCGAGCACGGCGACGTCGACGAACGCCACTTCGACGCCGTCGGCGACGACTGGGACGTCGAAGCTCGCGCGACGGCAGCACTCGCGGAAGTAGGGCTGCCCGACGGAGCTCTGGACCGACGCATCGGCGAGCTGTCGGGCGGCGAGGCGGTCCTGGCGGCGATCGTCGGCATCCGTCTTCGCGGAGCCGAGATCGCCCTGCTGGACGAGCCGACGAACAACCTCGACCGCGACGCACGCGCACGCGTGCACGAGCTCGTGCGCACCTGGCGCGGCACGCTGATCGTGGTGAGCCACGATGTCGCGCTGCTCGAGGAGCTGGACGACACGGCGGAGATCTACCAGAACGAGCTGTCGGTCTTCGGCGGTCCGTACTCCGAGTGGAAGGCGTGGCTCGACACCGAGCAGGCCGCGGCGGCGCAGGCCGAGACCGCGGCACGGCAGCTCCTCAAGCGCGAGAAGCGCGACCGGGCGCAGGTCGAGTCGGCGATCGCGACCCGCAACGCACAGGGCCGGAAGGCCGCGTTCGAGCGGTCCGCACCCCGCATCGTGCTCGGCGCGAAGAAACGGGCCGCGCAGGTGACGGCGGGCCGGCTGCGCGTCGAGGCGAACGAGAAGGTGGATGCCGCCCGCTCCGCCGTCGACACCGCCGGACGCCGCGTGCGCGACGACGACACGGTGCGCATCGACCTGCCCGATCCGGACGTCGGGACCGGTCGCCGCATCGCGACGATCGGCGACGGCGAGCGCGCCTGGACGGTACAGGGGCCGGAGCGGGTGGCCCTCATCGGACCCAACGGCGCCGGCAAGACGACGCTGCTCGAGCGGCTCGTGGCGGCGGCTCGCGGCCCGATCTCCGGTCAGGAGGCGGGTGAGCCGCCCGAATCCGGCCCGGACACGGCATCCATCCGGAGAACGGCACACGCCGAGGCTCACACCGACCGGGTCGGGTACCTGTCGCAACGGGTCGACGGGCTCGACGAGGCGGCGTCGGTGCTGGAGAACATCCGCGCCGGGGCTCCCGGCGTCGGAGACGTGGAGCTGCGGAACCGGCTGGCGCGGTTCCTGATCCGCGGTGACACGGTGCTCCGGCCGGTGGCGGCGCTGTCGGGCGGCGAACGGTTCCGCGTCGCGCTCGCCCGGCTGCTGCTGGCCGACCCACCGCCGCACCTGCTGGTGCTCGACGAGCCGACGAACAACCTCGACCTCGACACGGTCGACCAGCTCGTCGAGGCGCTCTCGGCCTACCGCGGCGCCGTGCTCGTGGTCAGTCACGACGACGCGTTCCTCCGCCGCATCGGCCCCGACCTGACGCTGGAACTCCGAGAAGGACGGATGACGGAACTCTGA
- a CDS encoding helix-turn-helix domain-containing protein encodes MNTVRKRVARIEALTGLSPLDTRGRAAFLVALAARG; translated from the coding sequence GTGAACACGGTGCGCAAGCGCGTCGCTCGCATCGAGGCGCTGACAGGCCTCAGCCCCCTCGACACCCGGGGGCGGGCAGCGTTCCTCGTGGCTCTCGCCGCCCGCGGCTGA
- a CDS encoding dienelactone hydrolase family protein, translating to MVAASPLDPDVALWSVPVDERGDRPLLVLLHGYGSNEEDPFGLIPHLPPEFVAVAVRAPLAPRFPMPGYSWFTIDGVESRDPAEVAAAAEAVWEWVDEVRGDAASVGLLGFSQGGVIALQMMRMRPRDAAFAVNLAGYAFPEPAAGDAELAEVRPPVFWGRGSRDEVIPPRFVDHTAEWLPGHVDLSGRVYPGLAHSVSAEELHDVRVFLEKQLAKLRG from the coding sequence ATGGTGGCCGCTTCCCCGCTGGATCCCGACGTCGCGCTCTGGTCCGTGCCCGTCGACGAGCGCGGCGACCGGCCGCTCCTCGTCCTCCTGCACGGCTACGGGTCGAACGAAGAGGACCCGTTCGGCCTCATCCCGCACCTTCCGCCCGAGTTCGTGGCAGTCGCCGTCCGCGCGCCGCTGGCGCCCCGCTTCCCGATGCCCGGCTACTCGTGGTTCACGATCGACGGCGTCGAGAGCCGCGACCCCGCGGAGGTGGCCGCAGCGGCTGAGGCCGTGTGGGAGTGGGTCGACGAGGTGCGGGGGGACGCGGCATCCGTCGGTCTTCTCGGCTTCTCGCAGGGCGGGGTGATCGCCCTGCAGATGATGCGGATGCGGCCCCGCGACGCGGCCTTCGCCGTGAATCTCGCCGGCTACGCCTTTCCCGAACCCGCCGCCGGCGACGCCGAGCTGGCGGAGGTACGGCCGCCGGTGTTCTGGGGGCGCGGGTCGCGGGACGAGGTCATCCCGCCCCGGTTCGTCGACCACACCGCCGAGTGGCTGCCCGGGCACGTCGACCTCAGCGGGCGGGTCTATCCGGGGCTTGCGCACAGCGTCTCGGCGGAGGAGCTGCACGACGTCCGGGTGTTCCTCGAGAAGCAGCTGGCGAAGCTGCGGGGCTGA
- a CDS encoding NUDIX hydrolase family protein, translating to MAVRTPDPDPNERDDDEGSSRDPLRGLGSSIGRPGSAGNPAWLSDVELAEARRRLPMLYVEAVPVRLDGMGAVTDVGILLRATPMGEISRTIVSGRVRYGETVRDALFRHLENDLGPMAFPMLPPQPAPFTVAEYFPIPGVSAYHDDRQHAVSLAFVVPVTGTCEPRQDALEVTWMSPEEASSDALAAEMEGGRSSLVRQALASVGALR from the coding sequence ATGGCCGTCCGCACTCCCGACCCCGATCCGAACGAGCGTGACGACGACGAGGGGTCCTCGCGCGATCCGCTCCGCGGGCTCGGTTCGTCGATCGGGCGTCCCGGATCTGCGGGCAACCCCGCCTGGTTGAGCGACGTCGAGCTCGCCGAGGCGCGCCGCCGCCTGCCGATGCTCTACGTCGAGGCCGTCCCCGTGCGCCTCGACGGCATGGGCGCGGTGACCGATGTCGGCATCCTGCTGCGAGCGACGCCCATGGGCGAGATCTCGCGCACGATCGTGTCAGGTCGGGTGCGCTACGGCGAGACCGTCCGCGACGCCCTCTTCCGACACCTCGAGAACGACCTGGGGCCGATGGCGTTCCCGATGCTGCCGCCGCAGCCGGCGCCGTTCACCGTGGCCGAGTACTTTCCGATCCCCGGCGTGAGCGCCTATCACGACGACCGGCAGCACGCCGTGTCGCTCGCGTTCGTCGTTCCCGTCACCGGCACGTGCGAGCCGCGCCAGGACGCGCTCGAGGTCACCTGGATGTCGCCCGAAGAGGCGTCGTCCGACGCGCTCGCCGCCGAGATGGAGGGCGGGCGCTCGTCGCTCGTGCGGCAGGCGCTCGCCTCGGTCGGCGCGCTCCGGTAG
- a CDS encoding low specificity L-threonine aldolase codes for MTTLHDPTVRSFASDNYSGVHPEVLAAIAAANDGHQIAYGEDVYTARLQEVFARHFGEEAQAFPVFNGTGANVTGLQSMLPRWGAVVAASTAHINVDEGGAPEKVAGIKILNVPTDDGKLTPELVDREAWGWGDEHRAQPLVVSITQSTELGTLYTPDEIRALADHAHARGMRLHLDGARLSNAAAALDLPIRAFTKDAGVDLVSAGGTKNGALAAEAIVVLDPAASQGLPYLRKLNMQLSSKMRFVSAQLIALYEGDLYLRNARHSNAMAARLRSAVEAGLADGSIAGVRFSQPTQANGVFATLPDGVADALRESFRFYDWDASKNEVRWMCSFDTSESDVDAFVAALSRLTTARA; via the coding sequence GTGACGACGCTCCACGACCCCACGGTCCGTTCCTTCGCCAGCGACAACTACTCCGGGGTCCACCCCGAGGTGCTCGCGGCCATCGCCGCCGCCAACGACGGCCACCAGATCGCCTACGGCGAAGACGTCTACACGGCACGCCTGCAGGAGGTCTTCGCGCGCCACTTCGGCGAGGAGGCGCAGGCGTTCCCGGTGTTCAACGGCACCGGCGCGAACGTCACCGGCCTGCAGTCGATGCTCCCCCGCTGGGGCGCGGTGGTCGCGGCATCCACCGCCCACATCAACGTCGACGAGGGCGGCGCTCCCGAGAAGGTCGCGGGCATCAAGATCCTGAACGTGCCGACCGACGACGGCAAGCTCACTCCCGAGCTCGTCGACAGGGAGGCATGGGGCTGGGGCGATGAGCACCGCGCGCAGCCGCTGGTCGTGTCGATCACGCAGTCCACCGAGCTCGGCACGCTGTACACGCCCGACGAGATCCGGGCGCTGGCCGATCACGCGCACGCGCGCGGCATGCGCCTGCACCTCGACGGCGCGCGCCTGTCGAACGCCGCCGCCGCCCTCGACCTGCCGATCCGCGCCTTCACGAAGGATGCCGGTGTCGATCTCGTCAGCGCCGGCGGCACGAAGAACGGCGCGCTCGCAGCCGAGGCCATCGTCGTGCTCGACCCCGCGGCATCCCAGGGCCTGCCCTACCTGCGAAAGCTCAACATGCAGCTCTCGTCGAAGATGCGGTTCGTCTCAGCGCAGCTGATCGCGCTCTACGAGGGCGACCTGTACCTGCGGAATGCACGTCACTCCAACGCGATGGCGGCGCGACTGCGGTCGGCCGTCGAGGCGGGCCTCGCCGACGGCTCGATCGCGGGCGTGCGCTTCAGCCAGCCGACGCAGGCGAACGGGGTCTTCGCGACTCTGCCCGACGGCGTCGCCGACGCGCTCCGCGAATCGTTCCGCTTCTACGACTGGGATGCCTCGAAGAACGAGGTGCGCTGGATGTGCTCGTTCGACACGAGCGAATCCGACGTCGACGCGTTCGTCGCGGCGCTGTCGCGGCTGACGACCGCGCGCGCCTGA
- a CDS encoding MFS transporter, translated as MTEATPSPRTVPPGGMRVFLHVLVNTAVANVTTSFLWFALTFWVYLETKSVLATGLIGGAYMLLLAIFGMVFGTLVDRFRKHAVMVFSGVFTLVAFLAAGAIYVSQPESAILDLGRPWFWLFSGIILAGAVVENLRNIALSTTVTLLVPTERHANANGLVGTVQGIAFIVTSALSGLAIGLVGMGWTLAVAIAFTAVPLVHLLFVRIAEDAPAPDPGSKILDIRGAAAAIRAVPGLFALILFSTFNNLIGGLYMALMDPYGLELFDVKVWGIVLAVTATGFLIGGGIVAAKGLGRNPIRTLLLAVAAMGLLGAVFTLREWWWLYAVGIWAYMTLVPVIESAEQTVIQKVVPFERQGRVFGAATALEVSTGPITSFAIAPIAEFWIIPSFRTDQGERAWSWLLGEGEMRGIALIFLVGGLLMVVAAFAAFLTRSYRTLSAQYETAPETSEADAGAPATGIPSSSREAAGGVAGD; from the coding sequence ATGACCGAAGCGACGCCGTCGCCGCGCACCGTCCCTCCCGGCGGGATGCGCGTGTTCCTGCACGTCCTGGTGAACACGGCCGTCGCGAACGTCACGACGAGCTTCCTGTGGTTCGCCCTCACCTTCTGGGTGTACCTCGAGACGAAGTCGGTGCTCGCCACGGGGCTCATCGGCGGCGCCTACATGCTGCTGCTCGCGATCTTCGGCATGGTGTTCGGCACGCTCGTCGACCGCTTCCGCAAGCACGCCGTCATGGTCTTCTCGGGCGTCTTCACGCTCGTCGCCTTCCTCGCGGCCGGGGCGATCTACGTGTCCCAACCCGAGTCGGCGATCCTCGACCTGGGGCGGCCGTGGTTCTGGCTGTTCTCGGGCATCATCCTGGCCGGCGCGGTCGTCGAGAACCTACGCAACATCGCCCTGTCGACGACGGTGACCCTTCTCGTGCCGACCGAGCGCCACGCGAACGCCAACGGCCTCGTCGGCACGGTGCAGGGGATCGCCTTTATCGTGACGAGCGCCCTCTCGGGGCTCGCGATCGGCCTGGTCGGCATGGGGTGGACGCTCGCGGTGGCGATCGCCTTCACCGCCGTGCCGCTCGTGCACCTGCTCTTCGTGCGGATCGCCGAGGATGCTCCGGCTCCCGACCCCGGTTCGAAGATCCTCGACATCCGCGGAGCGGCGGCCGCGATCCGCGCGGTCCCGGGGCTCTTCGCGCTCATCCTCTTCTCGACCTTCAACAACCTCATCGGCGGCCTCTACATGGCGCTGATGGACCCTTACGGGCTCGAGCTCTTCGACGTGAAGGTGTGGGGCATCGTCCTCGCGGTGACCGCCACCGGGTTCCTCATCGGCGGTGGGATCGTCGCCGCCAAGGGGCTCGGGCGAAACCCCATCCGGACCCTCCTTCTCGCGGTCGCCGCGATGGGACTGCTGGGCGCCGTCTTCACGCTGCGGGAGTGGTGGTGGCTCTACGCGGTGGGCATCTGGGCGTACATGACCCTGGTCCCCGTGATCGAGTCCGCCGAGCAGACCGTCATCCAGAAGGTGGTCCCGTTCGAGAGGCAGGGGCGTGTGTTCGGCGCGGCCACCGCGCTCGAAGTCTCGACCGGCCCCATCACGTCGTTCGCGATCGCCCCGATCGCGGAGTTCTGGATCATCCCCTCCTTCCGTACCGACCAGGGCGAGCGCGCGTGGTCCTGGCTCCTCGGCGAGGGCGAGATGCGCGGGATCGCGCTGATCTTCCTCGTCGGCGGTCTCCTCATGGTCGTCGCCGCGTTCGCCGCTTTCCTCACGCGGTCCTACCGGACCCTGTCGGCACAGTACGAGACGGCGCCCGAGACGAGCGAAGCGGATGCCGGGGCCCCGGCCACCGGCATCCCGTCATCGTCGCGCGAAGCGGCCGGCGGGGTCGCGGGCGACTGA